The Natrialba magadii ATCC 43099 genome has a segment encoding these proteins:
- a CDS encoding DUF5131 family protein, whose protein sequence is MPGETPISWCESSWNPHHGCFKVSEGCQNCNAERTSFHRYGHTDDEWTVSNAESNITLQEHHLEWPSTLDEPQRIFVNSMSDLFLPPTFVPDEHLHRIFDQIEANPEHVFIALTKHGTETGGRHPDEARILQWDREYGRWPDNLWMGVSIGTNGRAYRAECLRRTGASTKWISFEPLVGPIEDPAGTLAGIDWALAGGESGGEERREMDHSWARDIRDAAEEFGIPFYFKQSSGSKQGHEPELAEAGADAQEAAWEGEGTTLYRELPELTDELREHRPDLAEWEVREDAA, encoded by the coding sequence ATGCCCGGTGAGACGCCGATCTCCTGGTGCGAGTCCAGCTGGAATCCGCACCACGGCTGCTTCAAAGTCAGCGAGGGCTGTCAGAACTGTAACGCCGAGCGGACGAGCTTCCACCGCTACGGTCACACCGACGACGAGTGGACGGTCTCGAACGCCGAGTCGAACATCACGCTCCAGGAGCACCACCTCGAGTGGCCGTCGACGCTCGACGAGCCGCAGCGCATCTTCGTCAACTCGATGAGCGACCTGTTCCTGCCGCCAACGTTCGTCCCGGACGAGCATCTTCACCGGATCTTCGACCAGATCGAGGCGAACCCGGAGCACGTCTTCATCGCGCTGACGAAGCACGGCACCGAGACCGGCGGCCGTCATCCCGACGAGGCGCGGATCCTCCAGTGGGATCGCGAGTACGGCCGCTGGCCGGACAACCTCTGGATGGGCGTCTCGATAGGCACGAACGGGCGGGCCTACCGCGCCGAGTGCCTGCGACGGACGGGCGCGTCGACGAAGTGGATCAGCTTCGAGCCATTAGTTGGGCCAATCGAGGACCCGGCCGGGACGCTCGCGGGCATCGACTGGGCGCTCGCCGGCGGAGAGTCCGGCGGCGAGGAGCGCCGGGAGATGGATCATTCGTGGGCGCGAGACATCCGCGACGCCGCTGAGGAGTTCGGGATCCCGTTCTACTTCAAGCAGTCGAGCGGATCAAAGCAGGGCCACGAACCCGAGTTGGCCGAGGCAGGAGCCGACGCTCAGGAGGCGGCCTGGGAGGGCGAGGGAACGACGCTCTACCGCGAACTGCCCGAGCTGACCGACGAACTTCGAGAACATCGCCCCGATCTCGCCGAGTGGGAGGTGCGCGAAGATGCCGCGTAG
- a CDS encoding DUF4326 domain-containing protein, with the protein MNDAETQVGHCRHDDIDVYVGRGDNGERHLLNTDVHERGWLGNPFRTDEHGRVQCIDRFRSEFEARLNDDEEFREAVAQLQGKVLGCWCQRLNDDGPGCHAEVIAEWADRLGRDQPDAISEPAQRDLEGEPTGQTTFNVEEDDV; encoded by the coding sequence ATGAACGACGCTGAGACGCAGGTCGGACACTGCCGCCACGACGACATCGACGTCTACGTCGGTCGCGGTGACAACGGCGAGCGACACCTCCTGAACACCGATGTCCACGAGCGCGGCTGGCTCGGCAACCCGTTCCGAACGGACGAGCACGGCCGCGTTCAGTGCATCGACCGGTTCCGGAGCGAGTTTGAGGCTCGCCTAAACGATGACGAGGAGTTCCGCGAAGCGGTCGCCCAGCTGCAGGGGAAGGTCCTCGGCTGCTGGTGCCAGCGCCTCAACGATGACGGGCCTGGCTGCCACGCAGAGGTCATCGCCGAGTGGGCCGATCGCCTCGGTCGCGACCAACCGGACGCGATCTCCGAGCCCGCCCAGCGCGACCTCGAGGGCGAGCCGACCGGACAGACGACGTTCAACGTGGAGGAGGACGATGTTTAG
- a CDS encoding ASCH domain-containing protein — MSEATPPRPEIKFDDRHVDAIMDGEKTVTIRYEFEHEFEQGDVINLLNQNGHKLTTAKAVTQFELRADWVSFADFEGHRRYTTTGELLDELAEYYPGEPIGPETVLDVIVFETDLIIADGGQEPRQDDRERVTFAESYDDMPEKLDVLVGDSGFIVPASNAISFKERVLVQFDENKTGRPGGERHWIPDRCLEREPEREGVDLDAT; from the coding sequence ATGTCTGAGGCCACACCTCCCCGTCCAGAGATCAAATTCGACGATCGGCACGTCGACGCGATCATGGACGGCGAGAAGACGGTCACGATCCGCTACGAGTTCGAACACGAGTTCGAGCAAGGAGACGTCATCAACCTGCTAAACCAGAACGGCCACAAGTTGACCACGGCGAAGGCAGTCACACAGTTCGAGTTACGAGCCGACTGGGTCTCGTTCGCCGATTTTGAGGGTCATCGCCGCTACACTACGACCGGAGAACTCCTCGACGAGCTGGCCGAGTACTATCCCGGGGAGCCGATAGGGCCTGAGACGGTACTCGATGTGATAGTCTTCGAGACTGACCTGATCATCGCCGATGGCGGTCAAGAACCCCGTCAGGATGATCGAGAGCGTGTCACCTTCGCCGAGTCGTACGACGATATGCCGGAGAAATTAGATGTGTTAGTCGGCGATTCTGGCTTTATCGTACCGGCAAGTAACGCGATCTCGTTCAAAGAGCGCGTCCTCGTGCAGTTCGACGAGAACAAAACCGGGAGGCCAGGTGGCGAGAGGCATTGGATTCCCGACCGATGCCTTGAACGGGAACCTGAACGAGAGGGGGTTGATCTCGATGCTACCTGA
- a CDS encoding DNA cytosine methyltransferase — protein sequence MLESSQFLGTHRYKEPEDIQARIGYSDPPTHVSLFSGIGGFDLGFSRAGFKNLVAVEANQDAADTYRANLINDCENYGQDEPPVLMERDITKVATWEILEAAGIGVGQLTAVSGGPPCQGFSHIGKREEDDPRNELYLEMVRIVHQAKPVFFVMENVPGLATMHDGEAIMEVCENFEAGGYEVTWDKHDAADYGVPQHRERVLVIGKRVDVMGMPEEGNPQFHIGAKPGGIKHPEFFRERHDLKEPDQATFDAFTNDDPETLDALIEQVIQDGIHPEGGQGDD from the coding sequence ATGCTTGAGAGCAGTCAGTTCCTTGGGACGCATCGGTACAAAGAGCCGGAAGACATCCAGGCCCGCATTGGCTACTCCGACCCGCCGACGCACGTCTCACTCTTTAGCGGCATCGGCGGGTTCGATCTCGGGTTCTCCCGGGCAGGGTTCAAGAACCTCGTCGCGGTCGAGGCGAATCAGGACGCAGCCGACACCTATCGGGCGAACCTGATCAACGACTGCGAGAACTACGGCCAGGACGAGCCACCAGTCCTGATGGAGCGCGACATCACGAAGGTCGCGACGTGGGAGATCCTCGAAGCCGCCGGCATCGGCGTCGGCCAACTCACCGCGGTCTCCGGCGGGCCACCCTGTCAGGGGTTCAGCCATATCGGGAAGCGCGAGGAGGACGATCCGCGCAACGAGCTCTACCTGGAGATGGTCCGGATCGTCCATCAAGCCAAACCCGTGTTCTTCGTGATGGAGAACGTCCCGGGGCTCGCGACGATGCACGACGGCGAGGCGATCATGGAGGTCTGCGAGAACTTCGAGGCAGGTGGCTACGAGGTGACCTGGGACAAACACGATGCCGCCGACTACGGCGTCCCGCAGCACCGAGAGCGCGTGCTCGTCATCGGCAAGCGCGTCGACGTGATGGGGATGCCCGAGGAGGGCAACCCGCAGTTCCACATCGGCGCGAAGCCCGGCGGGATCAAGCACCCGGAGTTCTTCCGAGAGCGTCACGATCTGAAGGAGCCGGACCAGGCGACGTTCGATGCGTTCACGAACGACGACCCCGAGACGCTGGACGCCCTGATCGAGCAGGTCATCCAGGACGGGATCCATCCAGAAGGAGGGCAGGGCGATGACTGA
- a CDS encoding DNA-methyltransferase encodes MISEWTGDIHEGDAEEVLAELPESSVHCVVTSPPYFGHRDYGVDGQIGLEDSLDEFIESLVDVASEIRRVLRDDGSWWLNLGDSFAGSGGAGGQWGQNEHGSATRLADAGDAYNGPLNTSNIRRKSKMLVPHRVAIALENAGWIIRADAVWTKPNGMPSSAHDRLNEKKEFVFHLVPEPHYWFNLDAIREPHSEASLERAGRHDQAKRGYPSNDHSLEPSRFCHPNGKNPGDIFEINAAQFSDAHFAVFPEELCKDPIKSSCPEKVCAECGTPHEQLTEEIDPWNVESPDREQLRRAIEVYKASDLTEDHLEAVRAYGFADAAAGKNQNRSGLNDERVQQLASEAKDVLEGYFREFTTTYERHIGWEAACDCETDETNPGIVLDPFAGAGTTCLVAKRFGRRFIGVDLNPEFVAMAQQRIGLDVDDPDLLLDEDETSLREFIEVGDTP; translated from the coding sequence ATGATCTCCGAATGGACCGGCGACATCCACGAGGGTGACGCCGAGGAGGTTCTTGCAGAACTCCCCGAGTCCTCGGTCCACTGCGTCGTCACATCTCCCCCGTACTTCGGGCATCGCGATTACGGAGTCGACGGCCAGATCGGCCTCGAGGACAGCCTCGACGAGTTCATCGAATCACTCGTCGACGTCGCGAGCGAGATCCGGCGAGTCCTGCGGGACGATGGGTCTTGGTGGCTCAACCTCGGAGATTCCTTCGCTGGATCCGGCGGCGCAGGTGGTCAGTGGGGCCAGAACGAACACGGCTCGGCGACTCGTCTCGCGGACGCTGGTGATGCGTACAACGGCCCGCTGAACACGAGCAACATCCGACGAAAGTCGAAGATGCTCGTCCCTCACCGGGTGGCGATTGCTCTCGAAAACGCCGGCTGGATCATCCGCGCCGACGCCGTCTGGACGAAGCCCAACGGGATGCCGAGTTCCGCACACGACCGTCTGAACGAAAAGAAGGAGTTCGTGTTCCACCTGGTTCCCGAGCCGCACTACTGGTTCAACCTCGACGCCATCCGCGAACCCCACTCTGAGGCGTCGCTGGAGCGGGCTGGTCGGCACGACCAGGCGAAACGAGGCTACCCGAGTAACGACCACTCGCTCGAGCCATCGCGGTTCTGCCACCCGAACGGCAAGAACCCGGGCGACATCTTCGAGATCAACGCCGCGCAGTTCTCGGACGCTCACTTCGCAGTTTTCCCCGAGGAGCTGTGTAAGGACCCCATCAAGTCATCGTGTCCTGAGAAGGTTTGCGCTGAGTGTGGAACGCCGCACGAGCAACTGACCGAGGAGATCGACCCGTGGAACGTCGAGAGCCCCGATCGCGAGCAGCTTCGCCGGGCGATCGAGGTGTACAAAGCGTCCGATCTCACGGAAGATCACCTCGAGGCAGTTCGTGCGTACGGGTTCGCCGACGCTGCGGCGGGGAAGAACCAGAACCGCTCTGGCCTGAATGACGAGCGCGTTCAGCAGCTCGCCAGCGAGGCGAAGGACGTCCTCGAGGGGTACTTCCGCGAGTTCACGACGACGTACGAGCGCCACATCGGGTGGGAAGCCGCCTGCGATTGTGAGACCGACGAGACGAACCCGGGAATCGTCCTGGACCCGTTCGCGGGCGCCGGCACAACCTGCCTTGTAGCAAAACGATTCGGCCGACGGTTCATCGGCGTAGACCTAAATCCGGAGTTCGTTGCGATGGCCCAGCAGCGGATCGGCCTCGACGTCGACGACCCTGATCTCCTCCTCGACGAGGACGAAACGAGCCTGAGAGAGTTCATCGAGGTCGGTGATACCCCGTGA
- a CDS encoding DNA methyltransferase, producing MQLEELPTPEREESVDPEELQVDGANPNEQNEETFGLLCKNMQTKGWIGNAIVANTGDLPGYDGDAEGLIADGEHRWRAAKEIELEEVPVKFYDFEDDAERRLWRQELNKISGEHDQTRDALEYDYLLNNGKTEEISALAEASGEDIDALLAQIRDDSRAGVAYEYDVDHQVYFEDCIEGMSQRLEGDSVDLVLTDPPYGIDIDLSETLGSRSVQHSGTVANDDLDGALSVFRDAAKEMRRVVKPGGHVYVFASWKTYDLFRDILVDEEFTVRNCIVWCKTVPNNQPNFGTGGTNWGLQHEFVIYATLDSPRPLKHTRPDIIVHKHSTSGNEHPTQKPVGLLEEFIEQSSQPGDVVLDPFAGSGSTAVASVQTDRECIGFELEGDVYQEVVDRRISEAVRAKEAAEDGDAENGDAGDNE from the coding sequence ATGCAACTTGAAGAACTACCAACACCGGAACGAGAGGAATCGGTCGACCCGGAGGAACTCCAGGTCGATGGAGCGAACCCGAACGAGCAGAACGAAGAGACGTTCGGGCTGCTCTGCAAGAACATGCAGACGAAGGGCTGGATCGGGAATGCGATCGTCGCGAACACCGGGGACCTTCCCGGGTACGACGGCGACGCGGAGGGGCTGATCGCCGATGGCGAGCATCGCTGGCGAGCCGCCAAGGAGATCGAGCTCGAGGAGGTCCCGGTCAAGTTCTACGACTTCGAGGACGACGCGGAACGACGACTCTGGCGGCAGGAGCTCAACAAGATCTCCGGCGAGCACGACCAGACCCGCGATGCCCTCGAGTACGACTACCTCCTCAACAACGGCAAGACCGAGGAGATCTCCGCGCTGGCCGAAGCGAGCGGCGAGGACATCGATGCGCTACTGGCGCAGATCCGTGACGACTCCCGTGCTGGTGTCGCCTACGAGTACGACGTCGACCACCAGGTGTACTTCGAGGACTGCATCGAGGGCATGTCCCAGCGCCTCGAGGGTGACTCGGTTGACCTCGTCCTCACGGATCCACCGTACGGCATCGACATCGACCTCTCGGAGACGCTCGGCTCCCGATCCGTTCAGCACAGCGGCACCGTCGCGAACGACGATCTCGACGGCGCGCTCTCGGTCTTCCGTGACGCTGCGAAGGAGATGCGGCGTGTCGTGAAGCCAGGCGGTCACGTCTACGTGTTCGCCAGTTGGAAGACGTACGACCTCTTCCGAGACATCCTCGTCGACGAAGAGTTCACCGTCCGCAACTGCATCGTCTGGTGCAAGACGGTCCCGAACAACCAGCCGAACTTCGGGACTGGCGGGACGAACTGGGGCCTCCAGCACGAGTTCGTCATCTACGCCACGCTCGACTCGCCGCGACCACTGAAGCACACTCGGCCGGACATCATCGTCCACAAGCACTCGACGTCGGGGAACGAGCACCCCACGCAGAAGCCGGTCGGCCTCCTCGAGGAGTTCATCGAGCAGAGCTCCCAGCCGGGCGACGTCGTCCTGGACCCGTTCGCGGGCTCCGGCTCGACGGCCGTCGCCTCGGTCCAGACCGACCGCGAGTGCATCGGCTTCGAGCTCGAGGGCGACGTCTACCAGGAGGTCGTCGATCGCCGCATCAGCGAAGCGGTCCGAGCGAAGGAGGCGGCCGAGGACGGCGACGCCGAGAATGGCGACGCCGGTGATAATGAGTGA
- a CDS encoding DUF7557 family protein: MSRKTISIDEDLHDRLDQHKGDDESWTDFVERLYEAAYIEGRDDERTVRAPLEDVDEADIHTYHDAVEELHDEIASFNDQLEGVLTEEHIDDIANVTSTQTGKEIENRMTPR; encoded by the coding sequence ATGTCACGCAAAACCATCAGCATCGACGAGGACCTCCACGATCGCCTCGACCAACACAAGGGCGACGATGAATCGTGGACGGACTTCGTCGAACGACTATACGAGGCGGCGTATATCGAGGGACGAGACGATGAACGCACAGTGCGTGCACCGCTCGAGGACGTCGACGAAGCCGACATCCACACCTACCACGACGCCGTCGAGGAGCTCCACGACGAGATCGCCAGCTTCAACGATCAACTCGAGGGCGTCCTCACCGAAGAGCACATCGACGACATCGCGAACGTCACCTCGACTCAGACGGGCAAGGAGATCGAGAATCGGATGACGCCGCGATGA
- a CDS encoding HNH endonuclease — protein sequence MNDDSPADGRAGSRNVFWDLHDRDHYACPGCGRSADEVSSVHIHHRDGNKHNDSRHNLVGLCHLCHLGGRHDLDFEDPRLTKPTPGGLGKPSVRADPPSADF from the coding sequence ATGAACGACGACTCCCCCGCCGATGGCCGTGCGGGCTCCCGGAACGTCTTCTGGGACCTTCACGATCGCGACCACTACGCCTGCCCTGGCTGCGGGCGCTCTGCGGACGAGGTCTCCTCCGTCCACATCCACCATCGAGACGGCAACAAGCACAACGACTCCCGACACAACCTCGTTGGCCTCTGTCACCTCTGCCATCTCGGTGGCCGACACGACCTCGACTTCGAAGACCCCCGACTCACCAAGCCGACGCCCGGTGGCCTGGGGAAGCCATCCGTGCGTGCAGACCCGCCGTCGGCCGATTTCTGA
- a CDS encoding phage terminase large subunit family protein, with product MSSEQFVPEEQLSTSEALDHQADRLVEATRDLETKRELLNPFETGDWLTFANELTMNYMAEEMEDDPYYLLDEHHGLWLDKFDSGDRILLCHRDGLKTTITLAYLIAGLEYKSGFRGIWAMNNQIQVGKKADTEFWKMVDRNPWLINLNAPPEKEAVKAKVFANGSILNAGWLGGGIEGDRAHLLILDDIIKEKGDGDTEDVLDWIEAVCVPMVKDHGRTVVIGTRKRPDDIYTHFRTLEGYEFDEYPAILDYWDQQFSADDDYEVRRPDEDLYTAVDDPWNTGETLQVLWPEARGPRWLADKRSKMADHRFWREYSLVIMGSSGDLIDAKDVRVPAEDGGCSIGDRDPPPKYRAGPGEVVVLSHDPANSPTGDDAAFTVWLLQRDGRRRLLDCHAESGMGPTDIKTQLVEYDRAYDPAIIVIEDNGMQSYVVEDAIEFDSQLGAKVTGLPMTGKKHSLENGIARLRILVENGRILFHRGHQTTEDFITSMQSLERRDGKMHGHTPDYIAAWYMAEKGLRKLEEMGLVDADDTAAHDVDEDDDEESTGGGLYGA from the coding sequence ATGAGTAGCGAGCAGTTCGTCCCCGAGGAGCAACTCTCGACGTCGGAGGCGCTGGACCACCAGGCCGATCGGCTCGTCGAGGCGACGCGCGACCTCGAGACGAAGCGCGAACTCCTCAACCCGTTCGAGACGGGCGACTGGCTCACCTTCGCCAACGAGCTGACGATGAACTACATGGCGGAGGAGATGGAGGACGATCCGTACTACCTCCTCGACGAGCACCACGGCCTCTGGCTCGACAAGTTCGACTCCGGGGACCGCATCCTGCTGTGCCACCGGGACGGCCTGAAGACGACGATCACGCTGGCGTACCTGATCGCGGGACTCGAGTACAAGTCGGGATTCCGAGGCATCTGGGCGATGAACAACCAGATCCAGGTGGGCAAGAAGGCAGACACGGAGTTCTGGAAGATGGTCGATCGGAACCCGTGGCTCATCAACCTGAACGCCCCGCCGGAGAAGGAGGCGGTGAAGGCGAAGGTGTTCGCCAACGGCTCGATCCTGAACGCTGGCTGGCTCGGCGGCGGGATCGAGGGCGATCGCGCCCATCTCCTCATCCTGGACGACATCATCAAGGAGAAGGGAGACGGCGACACCGAGGACGTCCTCGACTGGATCGAGGCGGTCTGCGTCCCGATGGTCAAAGACCACGGGCGGACCGTCGTGATCGGGACGCGAAAGCGGCCGGACGACATCTACACGCACTTTCGCACCCTCGAGGGCTACGAGTTCGACGAGTACCCGGCGATCCTGGACTACTGGGACCAGCAGTTCAGCGCCGACGACGACTACGAAGTCCGCCGTCCCGACGAGGACCTCTACACCGCTGTCGACGATCCCTGGAACACGGGGGAGACACTACAAGTGCTCTGGCCCGAGGCTCGAGGCCCGCGCTGGTTGGCAGACAAGCGGTCGAAGATGGCCGATCACCGCTTCTGGCGGGAGTACTCGCTCGTCATCATGGGCTCGTCGGGCGACCTGATCGACGCGAAGGACGTCCGAGTCCCAGCGGAGGATGGCGGCTGCTCGATCGGTGACCGAGACCCGCCGCCGAAGTACCGAGCGGGGCCTGGCGAGGTGGTCGTTCTGAGCCACGATCCGGCGAACTCGCCGACCGGCGACGACGCCGCGTTCACGGTGTGGCTCCTGCAGCGCGACGGACGACGTCGCCTCCTGGACTGCCACGCCGAGTCGGGGATGGGGCCGACCGACATCAAGACCCAGCTGGTCGAGTACGACCGGGCCTACGACCCCGCGATCATCGTGATCGAGGACAACGGGATGCAGAGCTACGTCGTCGAGGACGCGATCGAGTTCGACTCCCAGCTGGGCGCGAAGGTGACTGGCCTTCCGATGACGGGCAAGAAGCACAGCCTCGAGAACGGCATCGCTCGCCTGCGAATCCTCGTCGAGAACGGACGCATCCTCTTCCACCGAGGTCACCAGACGACCGAGGACTTCATCACGTCGATGCAGTCGCTCGAGCGCCGGGACGGCAAGATGCACGGCCACACGCCCGACTACATCGCTGCCTGGTACATGGCGGAGAAGGGCCTCCGAAAGCTGGAGGAGATGGGGCTGGTCGACGCCGACGACACTGCGGCGCACGACGTCGACGAGGACGATGACGAGGAGAGTACAGGCGGCGGTCTCTACGGAGCTTGA
- a CDS encoding phage portal protein, translated as MSSNTDSGLYSDITKSVTEKSAETQQLQEERASRTRGGARRPPFNPVKMAELLEHNETHAKCVHAKSRYVAGFGINIIPHPEAEDPDRDGEQYERVWDFWFGDDSNWQVGPMESERATATDVLQTAWTDYEAIGWLTIEILTQTDGTPTGLAYVPGHTIRKRMDERGFVQLLEEKEKYFGVAGDRYQTNGNGDLDPVFVDADDGSTGTSVSNPANELIFKRNHSPLYPHYGAPDIIPAVKTIRGDSAAQDYNIDFFENDGVPRIAIIVKGAELTEKGREEMRNLIEDNNEDNHRTAFIETEKIVQNEDYLNLADGADRSDVEIRLEPLTVGIDEEASFLEFRGRNEHDILKVHDVPPVIAGVVESGAFSTDAEEQRKEFAEETIQPKQHDFGELLYELVHKQGLDAPDWTIEFELAKPDTKLQDVEIASQRVQAMQGLLTVNELRDEFGFEPFPEEHVYGGETLVAEVTGGSGPGGGIGDQIEQLVEDRADEIIDSYQADLETEQLIEIGANADS; from the coding sequence ATGAGTAGCAACACTGACAGCGGGCTCTACTCCGACATCACGAAGTCGGTCACGGAGAAATCCGCTGAGACTCAACAGCTCCAGGAGGAGCGCGCGTCTCGGACGCGGGGAGGAGCGCGCCGGCCACCGTTCAACCCGGTGAAGATGGCGGAGCTCCTCGAGCACAACGAGACGCACGCAAAGTGCGTTCACGCCAAATCGCGGTACGTCGCGGGGTTCGGAATCAACATCATCCCGCATCCCGAGGCGGAGGATCCCGATCGAGACGGCGAGCAGTACGAGCGCGTCTGGGACTTCTGGTTCGGCGACGACTCGAACTGGCAGGTCGGTCCGATGGAAAGCGAGCGGGCGACCGCGACGGACGTCCTCCAGACGGCCTGGACCGACTACGAGGCGATCGGCTGGCTCACGATCGAGATCCTCACCCAGACCGATGGCACGCCCACCGGGCTGGCGTACGTTCCCGGTCACACCATCCGGAAGCGTATGGACGAGCGCGGCTTCGTTCAGCTCCTCGAGGAGAAGGAGAAATACTTCGGCGTCGCTGGCGATCGGTACCAAACGAACGGTAACGGCGACCTCGATCCAGTCTTCGTCGACGCCGACGACGGCTCCACCGGAACCTCGGTGTCCAACCCCGCGAACGAACTCATCTTCAAGCGGAATCACTCCCCGCTGTACCCCCACTACGGCGCACCCGACATCATCCCCGCCGTGAAGACGATCCGCGGCGACAGTGCGGCGCAGGACTACAACATCGACTTTTTCGAGAACGACGGTGTTCCGCGCATCGCCATCATCGTGAAGGGGGCGGAGTTGACGGAGAAGGGGCGCGAGGAGATGCGGAACCTGATCGAGGACAACAACGAGGATAACCACCGGACAGCGTTCATCGAGACCGAGAAGATCGTCCAGAACGAGGACTACCTCAACCTCGCCGACGGCGCTGATCGCTCCGACGTCGAGATCCGACTCGAGCCGCTGACGGTCGGAATCGACGAGGAGGCGTCGTTCCTCGAGTTCCGCGGCAGAAACGAGCACGACATCCTCAAAGTCCACGACGTCCCGCCGGTGATCGCGGGCGTCGTCGAGTCCGGAGCGTTCTCCACCGACGCCGAGGAACAGCGGAAGGAGTTCGCTGAGGAGACGATCCAGCCCAAGCAGCACGACTTCGGCGAGCTGCTGTACGAACTCGTTCACAAGCAGGGCCTCGACGCGCCCGACTGGACGATCGAGTTCGAGCTGGCGAAGCCCGACACGAAACTGCAGGATGTCGAGATCGCCTCGCAGCGCGTGCAGGCGATGCAGGGCCTGCTCACCGTAAACGAACTCCGGGATGAGTTCGGATTCGAGCCGTTCCCGGAGGAACACGTCTACGGCGGAGAAACGCTCGTGGCAGAGGTCACCGGTGGAAGCGGTCCGGGCGGGGGAATCGGAGACCAGATAGAGCAGCTCGTCGAGGACCGAGCCGACGAGATCATCGACAGCTACCAAGCCGATTTGGAGACTGAGCAGCTGATCGAGATCGGGGCGAACGCCGATTCCTGA
- a CDS encoding phage head morphogenesis protein: MSTTSSSSTSRSKLADRREHIRHLHKQDDLVPEEQEAYEEFLDDYVEGLQPLEDEIEQWLQSASEEDLSSLESIREGINGLIEDGDYTDDFEQVFREGGERSAQAGRQLADRRYNLGVATDVVPEAALESIDDWVDEAAGSTLETITEDSTSWLRGAHEEGLSIPEIQGQINEDLFEGRLEDHVAERAARTGTISTSNLGVHSSFEESDLVIGEEWIAIGDQRTRDDHDDADGQIVAVDESFLVGGEELDHPGDPSAPLEQIVNCRCTVVAVFADDLTEDEIEALEAGERIQKATVDETVKILDDGSHEPLAAGV, encoded by the coding sequence ATGAGTACCACCAGCAGTTCGTCAACGTCGAGATCAAAGCTCGCCGATCGTCGCGAGCACATCCGGCACCTCCACAAGCAGGACGACCTCGTTCCCGAAGAACAGGAGGCGTACGAGGAGTTCCTCGACGACTACGTCGAGGGGCTCCAGCCGCTCGAGGACGAAATCGAGCAGTGGCTCCAGAGCGCCTCGGAAGAGGACCTTTCGTCGCTCGAGTCGATCCGAGAGGGGATCAACGGGCTGATCGAGGATGGCGACTACACGGACGACTTCGAGCAGGTGTTCCGGGAGGGCGGTGAGCGGTCTGCCCAGGCGGGCCGCCAGCTGGCCGACCGTCGATACAACCTCGGCGTGGCGACCGACGTCGTCCCTGAGGCAGCACTCGAGTCGATCGACGACTGGGTAGACGAGGCGGCAGGCAGCACGCTCGAGACGATCACGGAAGACTCGACAAGTTGGCTTCGCGGCGCACACGAGGAGGGCCTATCGATCCCAGAGATACAGGGTCAGATTAATGAGGATCTCTTCGAGGGCCGACTCGAAGATCACGTCGCCGAGCGGGCGGCGAGGACTGGGACGATCTCGACGTCGAACCTGGGCGTCCACAGCAGTTTCGAGGAGTCTGACCTCGTCATCGGTGAAGAATGGATCGCGATCGGCGACCAGCGCACTCGCGACGATCACGACGACGCCGACGGCCAGATCGTCGCAGTCGACGAGTCGTTCCTAGTGGGTGGCGAGGAACTCGACCATCCAGGCGACCCCTCGGCACCGCTCGAGCAGATCGTCAACTGCCGCTGTACGGTGGTGGCTGTCTTCGCTGATGACCTCACCGAGGACGAAATTGAAGCACTCGAGGCTGGCGAGCGGATCCAGAAAGCCACCGTCGACGAGACGGTGAAGATACTCGACGATGGTTCTCACGAACCGTTGGCTGCCGGAGTATAG